From the Sphingomonas mesophila genome, one window contains:
- a CDS encoding cyclase family protein — protein MANRAAAFIDLSHAVEHGMTTYRGLPAPHICDFWTREQSAANYDDGSSFHIGRIDVVANTGTYVDAPFHRYADGADLADLPLESLAHLDGLVIRCPYERGLAVDVAAFDGRDVRGKAVLVATGWDRHWRTDAYFAGHPYLTAAAAEWLVANGAAFAGIDSYNIDDTATRARPVHTILLGANIPIGEHLANLAALPDSGFAFSAVPPKVRGMGTFPVRAFARLA, from the coding sequence ATGGCAAATCGGGCGGCGGCGTTCATCGACCTGAGCCATGCCGTCGAGCATGGCATGACGACCTATCGCGGCCTGCCGGCGCCGCACATCTGCGACTTTTGGACCCGCGAGCAGTCGGCCGCTAATTACGACGACGGCTCCTCGTTCCACATCGGCCGCATCGACGTGGTCGCCAACACCGGCACTTATGTCGACGCGCCGTTCCACCGCTACGCCGACGGCGCCGACCTCGCCGACCTGCCGCTCGAATCGCTTGCCCACCTCGACGGTCTGGTCATTCGCTGTCCCTACGAGCGCGGGCTGGCGGTCGACGTCGCCGCCTTCGACGGCCGCGACGTGCGCGGCAAGGCGGTACTGGTCGCCACCGGCTGGGATCGGCACTGGCGCACCGACGCTTATTTCGCCGGCCATCCGTATCTCACTGCCGCGGCCGCCGAATGGCTGGTCGCCAATGGCGCGGCGTTCGCCGGCATCGACAGCTACAACATCGACGACACGGCGACCCGCGCCCGGCCGGTCCACACCATCTTGCTCGGCGCGAACATCCCGATCGGCGAGCACCTCGCCAACCTCGCCGCGCTGCCCGACTCCGGTTTTGCCTTCTCCGCCGTGCCGCCCAAGGTCCGCGGCATGGGCACCTTCCCGGTCCGCGCCTTCGCTCGCCTCGCCTAG